The genome window TTAAGCAAGGACTCAGCGAAGCCGGCTTCGTTGTGGACCTCGCCCGTCATGGCTTGGACGGTCATCACCTGGCGATGACCGAGTCTTACGATCTGGTCATCCTCGATGTCCTGCTGCCGGACGTCGATGGCTGGCGGATTCTGAAATCGCTACGAGAGGCGGGCAGCAAGGTCCCGGTACTGTTTCTCACCGCGCGTGACAGCGTGGACGATCGCGTCAAGGGGCTGGAGTTGGGCGCCGACGATTACCTGGTCAAACCCTTCGCCTTTACCGAACTGCTGGCGCGGGTGCGCACGCTACTGCGCCGCGGCGCCATCCCGGCGAATGAAACGACACTCCAGATCGCCGATCTGGAGCTGGACCTGGTACGCCACCGCGTCACTCGCGGAGGTCGCCGAATCCATCTCACCGCCAAGGAGTTCGCATTATTGGAATTGTTGATGCGCCGCCAGGGTGAGGTATTGCCGCGCTCCCTGATCGCCTCCCAGGTGTGGGACATGAATTTCGACAGCGACACCAATGTCATTGACGTCGCTATACGCCGCCTGCGCGCGAAGGTCGACGAAGACTTTACACCCAAACTGATCCATACCGTGCGCGGCATCGGCTACATGGTGGACGTCTCGAACGAGACCTGAAAGCAGATGCGCCATCCTCCGTCACTTACGCTGCGTCTGACCCTGCTTTTTGGTATCACGGTGGTCGTTGTATTTCTCTTTTTCGGATGGTTCATCGGACGATCGATAGAAGACCATTTTGCAAACGAGGACGTCCGTGAACTCCAGGTCATCGCCCGGGCCGCACAGCGGGTGCTAACAACCGCCGAATCCGGAGACGGACTCACTCGCTCTGATCAGCGGTTCAATGACATCCTGGTGGGTCATCACAACGCATCCCTCTACCTCGCCGGTCGGGACGAGCGGCCGATATTTGCCAGCCCCGGTCCGGACTTCGATAGGATCGTGCAGCCAGCCGCCAAGGAAACCGATGACAGTAGCGTGCGCCAATGGACAGGCGAAGATCACACCTACCGGGTGCTGATCCAAGCCATAGGCGAGCGTTCTGCCGCGGGAGGGCCTTACACCCTCGCCGTCGCCGTACCGATCGATTATCACCTGCGGTTCGTCGAAAAATTCCGCGACACCTTATGGCTTATGGTAGGAAGCGGTATCGGCGTTATGAGTCTTATAGGATGGATCGTGGTACGGCACGGGCATGCGCCCCTTCATAATATCGTCGCGCAGATTCGCCATATCAGCGCAGCCGAATTGAACACCCGCCTGCCGCCGGAGACCATGCCCCGAGAACTCACCGATCTGGCCGTTGCGTTTAACGAATTGCTGGAACGTATGGAAGAAGCCTTTCTGCGCCTCTCGAATTTTTCCGCCGATATCGCCCACGAATTGCGTACCCCGGTAACCAATCTGCTGACCCAGACCCAGGTGGCCCTTTCGAAGCCGCGCAGCGTGGATGAGTACCGCGAAATCCTCTATTCCAACATCGAGGAATATGAGCGCATGGCACAGATGATCGGCGATATGCTGTTTCTCGCCAAAACCGACAACAGACTGTATGAACCGAATACCGTCGATGTCGATCTCGCCAGAGAAGTGCTAGAACTTTTTGAATATTACGAAGCCTGGGCGGAAGAACGAGGTGTGTCGCTGACGCTGGAAGGTCATGCGACGGCACCGGGAGACAGGCTCATGTTAAGACGCGCACTCAGCAATCTCCTGTCCAACGCCATAAGGCATACACCATCAGGCGACAGCGTGCGGGTATGTCTCGACCGTGAAGCAAACCAAGCGGTCACCGTCACCATCGAGAATCCCGGCCCAGTCATTCCTCCAGAACATATTCCAAGATTATTCGATCGCTTTTATCGCGTGGATGCCTCAAGACAACGCAGTGGCGATGGGGCCGGTTTGGGTCTAGCCATCGCCAAATCCATCGTCGACATTCACGGCGGAAAAATCGAGGCGACATCCACCGAGGGTTGTACACAGTTTCGAATTACATTGCTAGCGTCACTCGTACCGATACGCTCAAAGTAAAAAGGAATTTCAAAGGGTTTTGAGAATGGAAGGGGGCTGTAATGGAAAGGCCCTATCCGAAAGGGCTGGAGGCACAAAGGGTTCCCATCCCTCCTGTCCCAGCTATCTGAGTTTTCTGCCTGCCACAGAAAAATGTTTGCCGGCTAAAACTAATTTACCGTAGTCATTGAAACGCCCGGCCTGCTACAACCGGGCAGATGTTCTGCCTGCAGCGTAAATCAAAATCACCTCACCCGGAATGCTTGTCCGTTAAGCTGCCGCTGGACCTGTTGGGACAGCATTCCCGGCACATCCGGGAGATCCAGCAACTGGTGGGGATTCCGCCACCTCATTGGCGCATCTTTTATCTGGATGCGCTGTTGTCCTACGCCAACTACGTCCAGCTGCTGCCCGCCTCTGAGGCCCATCACCACGCAGGCGCAGGTGGCTTGCTGGCCCATGGACTCGAGGTGGCGCTCCATGCCCTGCGCCTGCGCCGCGCGCATTTGTTGCCTCAGGGCGCGGACACCGAGGAGATCGTCGCCAAACGGGAGGTATGGACCTATGCGGTCTTCAGCGCCGCGTTGCTGCACGATATCGGCAAACCGCTGATGGATCAGGACATCACACTCTATGATCATCGCGGATGCGATGTCGGCCCCTGGGATGCCCTCACTTCCCCGCTGTCGCCGAACAGCTGGTACCGCATCCGCTTCCGCCGCACCCGTGAGTACCGTCTGCATGAACGGGTAGCACCCTTGTTGTCCCAACTCGTTCTACCACAGCGCGCCCTGGCCTGGCTCGGCACCGACCGCAGCCTGCTGGCCAGCTGGCTGGCAGCGGTCGGCGGGACATTCGAAGAGGCCGGCATCCTGGGCGAGATTATCCAACAGGCCGATGGACTCTCCGTGGCAGAGGATCTGGGCGCCGCAAGGGAAACGACCCGATTACCCGGCACCCGCCAGCCACTGCACGAACGTCTGCTCACCGGGCTGCGCTTCTTGCTGAAGGAAAACAAGATCCCCCTCAACCGCAATGGCGCGGCCGCCTGGTTCGACGGCGAGCGGCTGTGGCTGGTCAGCAAGCGCGGCATCGATACCCTGCGCGAGCACCTCACCCAGGAAGGCCATACGGGCGTCCCCTCCCGTAATGACCGCATCTTCGACGAGCTTCAGGAAAACGGCATCCTGATCCCCAACGGGGATCGCTCCATCTGGAAGGCGATAGTAACCGCTGATGACTGGTCGCATACCCTTACGTTCCTGTGCTTTCCGGCCGTGCGACTTTGGCCTGACCCTGGCTCCCGGCCCGAAATATTTGCCGGCACGATCACGCCGGTGGAGATCGAAACCGGCGATATAGAGGTTTCAGAACCAACAACCCTGAAATCACCACCATTGGAAAAGGCCTCCGGACCACACCACCCTGATGAAGAAATTCCTCCATCGGACACGCCGGTAACGCACACACCTTCTGCCAGCGGCTTTGACCCCATCGAATTTTTCGCCCCAACGCCATCCGATCCAGATCAACGAACTGAAGGTGACGCTGTGGCTTCCAGCACTCGGAAGCCAGCAGAAAGTGATATCGAAACCGGAAATGATCCCGGCCAGACGTTTCTGGACTGGCTTCATGACGGTCTCAAACAAAACCGTTTCGAGATCAATGCAACCAGCGCCCGCCTCCATTGCGTTGAGGAAGGACTGCTGCTGGTCAGCCCCGGCATCTTCAAGGATTTTGACCGGGAAAACTGGCAACGGGTACAGAAGCGTTTTCAGAAACTCAAGATCCACCGCAAGACCGCTCAAGGCACCAATATTCATACCTATCAGGTTACCGGCAAGCGCAGCAAAAGCCGCATCAATGGCATCCTCATCGAGGACCCCGAACGGCGGTTCGAGGGTGTGATGCTGCCGGAATGCAATCCGCACCTGGCCCTGGGTAAAACAGGGACAAGCACAGCGGAGTAAGCGTTCATGTCGGATGCCTTTGATAACCGCCTGCGCCCCGTCGTCGAATTTTTGCCGGGTGCCGTCTTCATTACCGGCGCAGCCATGCTGTATGCAGCGCCCTCGACGTTCTTTCCTATCCTGCCGGGACTGGCGCAAGTCACGGCCTTGGTATTCGCCGGCTTGGGTGGATGGCGTTTATGGCAAGGTTGGCGGGTATGCCGCTACCAGGGTTATTTGCGGCGACTGCCCCGCTACGTGCTGAATGCCGACCAGGTCCCGGTCTCCTGGCACAAGCTGTTTCTGGGACGGGGCTTTCGCTGGGATCAGCGCCACACTCAACGACTGGTGGAGTCTCGTCATCCTCAAGCGCAACGTTATCTCCAACCGGGAAAACTTTACCAGGCCGCGAGGCGCACGGAGATCCGACTGGAACGCTCGCCCTTGTTGTCGTGGCTGCCACGGCTGACGCGACGCGATTCCGGCTGGAATCCGTTGCGCCCCTTACCGCCCGTCGGCGGAGCACCCGCGCTCCACGGCGTCGGCACCGAAGAAGAAACCGACATCTGGATGGATATCGGTGAGCGGGTCGGCCACAAGCTGGTGCTCGGCACCACACGGGTAGGCAAGACGCGCTTGCTGGAGATACTGGTCACCCAGGATATCCGGCGCGGCGATGTGGTGATCTGCTTCGACCCCAAGGGCGATATCGATCTGCTGCGCCGGATGCACGCCGAGGCCCGGCGGGCGGGACGGCTGGACCAGTTTCATATCTTCCATCTGGGATTTCCCGATATTTCCGAGCGCTATAACCCGGTCGGAGACTTTGCACGGATCACGGAGGTGGCGTCGCGCATTGCGACCCAGCTTCCTTCCGAGGGCAACAGTGCCGCCTTCCGCGAATTCGCCTGGCGTTTTACCAATGTCGTGGCCCGCGCCCTGGTGGGTCTCGGCCGCCGCCCCGATTATCACACTATCGCCCGCTATGTGACCAATATCGAGCCACTGCTCACCGACTATTTCCACCTGTGGCTGGACAAGGAAGCACCGGCGGATTGGAAGCAAGCGGTACAGCGGATCGAGGGCAACCTCAACGAGAAAATTCTGCCCATGGCGCTGCGCGGGCGTGAGTTTCATGCCATCGCCCTCACCCGTTACGCCAAGGAGAATCATCTGTTTGATCCCGTCGCCGACGGCCTGCGCAGCGCCTTCGAATACGACAAGACCTACTTCGACAAGCTCACCGCCAGCCTGCTGCCGCTGCTGGAGAAACTCACCAGTGGCCGCATCGGTGCCCTGCTGTCTCCCGATTATAAAGACGGGTCCGACCGCCGCCCTATCCTGGACTGGATGCGGGTCATCCGCGAACAAGGCATCGTCTATGTGGGGCTGGATGCCCTGACCGATGCCGAGGTTGCAGGGGCCGTGGGCAATTCCATGTTTGCCGATCTGACCTCGATCGCGGGTCAGCTCTACAAACACGGCGACA of Candidatus Tenderia electrophaga contains these proteins:
- a CDS encoding two-component system response regulator (response regulator in two-component regulatory system with CusS; regulates the copper efflux system); amino-acid sequence: MKILIVEDETKIGDYLKQGLSEAGFVVDLARHGLDGHHLAMTESYDLVILDVLLPDVDGWRILKSLREAGSKVPVLFLTARDSVDDRVKGLELGADDYLVKPFAFTELLARVRTLLRRGAIPANETTLQIADLELDLVRHRVTRGGRRIHLTAKEFALLELLMRRQGEVLPRSLIASQVWDMNFDSDTNVIDVAIRRLRAKVDEDFTPKLIHTVRGIGYMVDVSNET
- a CDS encoding conjugal transfer protein TraG produces the protein MSDAFDNRLRPVVEFLPGAVFITGAAMLYAAPSTFFPILPGLAQVTALVFAGLGGWRLWQGWRVCRYQGYLRRLPRYVLNADQVPVSWHKLFLGRGFRWDQRHTQRLVESRHPQAQRYLQPGKLYQAARRTEIRLERSPLLSWLPRLTRRDSGWNPLRPLPPVGGAPALHGVGTEEETDIWMDIGERVGHKLVLGTTRVGKTRLLEILVTQDIRRGDVVICFDPKGDIDLLRRMHAEARRAGRLDQFHIFHLGFPDISERYNPVGDFARITEVASRIATQLPSEGNSAAFREFAWRFTNVVARALVGLGRRPDYHTIARYVTNIEPLLTDYFHLWLDKEAPADWKQAVQRIEGNLNEKILPMALRGREFHAIALTRYAKENHLFDPVADGLRSAFEYDKTYFDKLTASLLPLLEKLTSGRIGALLSPDYKDGSDRRPILDWMRVIREQGIVYVGLDALTDAEVAGAVGNSMFADLTSIAGQLYKHGDTQGLPMLDGHTSVKKTIHADEFNELIGNEFIPLLNKAGGAGFQVTAYTQTASDIEAGIGDRAKAGQITGNLNTLIMLRVKNEITARTLTDQLPKARVYTKLAASQVTDNNDPGTSTDFTTRNEDRLTETEMDMLTPADLVQLPKGQAFALLEGGQLYKLRLPLPGSDPLLPKDMEAIRRERLAFYGMEHG